From a single Planococcus shenhongbingii genomic region:
- a CDS encoding DoxX family protein: MTNKAEASTVLLRVVLGISFFIHGLVKFQGGIGNTAGWFDSIGIPGSLAYVVALIEMVGGFALIIGLGTRIVSALLAIVMLGAIFTAKLPAGFLGDGVGAGYELDIAFMAIAIFLAVNGSRMLAVDGIISKSQQSKHESSHTA, from the coding sequence ATGACAAATAAAGCAGAAGCAAGTACAGTATTGTTGCGTGTAGTATTGGGAATCAGTTTCTTTATCCACGGATTGGTGAAATTTCAGGGAGGCATCGGCAATACAGCGGGCTGGTTTGACAGCATCGGCATCCCGGGATCTTTAGCGTATGTAGTGGCTCTAATTGAAATGGTAGGCGGATTCGCGTTGATTATTGGACTAGGTACACGAATCGTATCGGCGTTATTGGCAATAGTAATGCTTGGTGCAATTTTCACTGCGAAATTGCCAGCTGGCTTTTTAGGCGACGGTGTGGGAGCAGGATATGAACTGGACATCGCTTTCATGGCAATCGCTATTTTCCTTGCAGTGAACGGCAGCAGAATGCTGGCAGTTGATGGCATCATTTCAAAATCACAGCAAAGCAAACACGAATCCAGCCATACAGCTTAA
- a CDS encoding amino acid ABC transporter ATP-binding protein, whose amino-acid sequence MIKVENLSKKFKDLEVLKSISLEIEKGEVVSIIGPSGSGKTTLLRCLNLLETPSAGSLQINNVHVAFTGKTPTKKQKIDIRQYSGMVFQHFHLFPHKTVIENIIEAPLVVQKRNKQELVFEAEGLLQKVGLLDHKNQYPEQLSGGQKQRAAIARILALKPDLLLFDEPTSALDPELVGEVLTVIKELASEGQTMVLVTHEMDFAREVSDRVVFIADGHIVEQGKPEDIFTYPTEERTQKFLQKVLLRRA is encoded by the coding sequence ATGATTAAAGTGGAAAACCTAAGTAAAAAATTTAAAGATCTGGAAGTATTGAAGTCCATCTCGCTTGAAATTGAAAAAGGGGAAGTCGTCAGTATTATCGGTCCTTCCGGCTCTGGAAAAACCACGTTGCTTCGCTGTCTGAACTTACTGGAAACCCCATCTGCCGGATCGCTGCAAATCAACAATGTACACGTGGCGTTTACAGGAAAGACTCCGACAAAAAAGCAGAAAATCGATATCCGCCAATATTCCGGTATGGTGTTTCAGCATTTTCACTTATTCCCGCATAAAACGGTGATTGAAAACATCATTGAAGCACCGCTCGTCGTGCAAAAAAGAAACAAGCAGGAACTTGTCTTTGAAGCGGAAGGACTGCTGCAGAAAGTCGGCTTACTGGATCATAAAAACCAGTATCCCGAACAATTGTCTGGTGGACAAAAGCAGCGGGCAGCCATCGCACGCATCCTTGCCTTAAAACCTGATTTGCTGTTGTTTGATGAACCGACTTCTGCGCTTGATCCTGAACTCGTTGGAGAAGTACTGACAGTCATTAAAGAACTGGCATCGGAAGGACAGACAATGGTCCTCGTTACGCATGAAATGGACTTTGCCCGCGAAGTATCAGACCGTGTTGTATTCATCGCCGATGGCCATATCGTCGAGCAAGGAAAACCGGAGGACATCTTCACCTATCCGACCGAAGAACGCACGCAGAAATTTTTGCAAAAGGTTTTACTGCGGAGAGCATAA
- a CDS encoding amino acid ABC transporter permease — translation MADFKWEYLFNIEIALDSLPFILEGAWQTILIALVSMFFALVLGLFVALARMNRFKLISVPARLFISFMRGTPLLVMLFILYFGFPMVGIEMEPLTAAIIGISIHFSAYTAEIIRSAISSVAKGQWEAAETLRMSYWQTMTRIILPQATRIALPPLSSTFMDIIKGTSLAMVITVSEMFYRAKVVVGQTYESLTLYILVALIYWAICALVTLLQDYLEKKANRYVAA, via the coding sequence ATGGCCGACTTTAAATGGGAATATCTTTTCAATATAGAAATTGCACTCGACTCCCTTCCCTTCATTTTAGAGGGAGCTTGGCAAACCATCTTAATTGCTCTTGTCAGTATGTTTTTCGCCTTAGTTCTGGGTTTGTTTGTTGCCCTTGCCCGCATGAACCGGTTCAAACTGATTTCAGTGCCTGCCCGTCTGTTTATTTCCTTTATGCGAGGCACACCGCTGCTGGTTATGCTGTTTATCCTGTACTTCGGCTTCCCGATGGTCGGCATCGAGATGGAGCCACTGACCGCAGCCATCATCGGCATCAGCATCCATTTTTCCGCCTACACAGCCGAAATCATCCGCTCCGCCATCTCTTCCGTTGCCAAAGGACAATGGGAAGCTGCGGAGACGCTTCGGATGAGCTATTGGCAGACTATGACCCGCATCATCTTGCCACAAGCGACACGCATTGCCTTGCCGCCTTTATCGAGCACGTTCATGGATATCATCAAAGGAACTTCCCTTGCAATGGTCATCACGGTTTCAGAAATGTTTTACCGTGCAAAAGTGGTAGTCGGACAAACCTATGAAAGCTTGACTTTGTATATTCTGGTTGCGCTTATTTACTGGGCAATCTGTGCACTGGTCACGCTGCTGCAGGATTATCTGGAGAAGAAAGCCAACCGTTATGTGGCAGCTTGA
- a CDS encoding transporter substrate-binding domain-containing protein — translation MKNTKSFLLLFVVAIVSLLLAACGSKESTSEATASTEGKEQNAWERIQESGKIVVGTEGLYYPITYHDETTKELTGYDVEVARALGEKLGLEVEFKEMEFDGLLPALRNGQIDIAANDFSVTDERKEKFDFTIPIKHSYGSAIVRESDNSGIESVEDLKGKKVGGSATSNYSKFAQEQGAEVIVYTGSDTVLPEIVNGRVDATLNDYLVLMRSLEQYGKPGLKLAEGVKFSFSSSAIVLPKDSPELKEKIDAALEELLADGTIKEISNKFLGADVTQPLEKE, via the coding sequence ATGAAAAACACGAAAAGCTTTTTATTATTGTTTGTTGTAGCCATAGTCAGTTTGTTACTGGCGGCATGCGGCAGCAAAGAATCCACCAGCGAAGCAACCGCTTCAACAGAAGGCAAAGAACAAAACGCATGGGAGCGCATCCAGGAATCCGGAAAAATTGTAGTCGGAACAGAAGGTCTTTATTATCCTATTACATACCACGACGAAACGACGAAAGAATTGACCGGTTATGATGTGGAAGTAGCCCGTGCTTTAGGCGAGAAACTTGGGCTGGAAGTCGAGTTTAAAGAAATGGAATTTGATGGCTTGCTTCCGGCACTCCGCAATGGCCAGATCGATATAGCAGCAAACGATTTTTCTGTCACAGATGAGCGCAAAGAGAAATTCGATTTCACCATTCCGATCAAGCACTCTTACGGTTCTGCCATTGTGCGTGAAAGCGATAACTCGGGCATAGAATCCGTAGAGGATTTGAAAGGGAAAAAAGTCGGTGGTTCCGCAACAAGCAATTACTCGAAGTTCGCCCAGGAACAAGGCGCTGAAGTAATTGTCTATACAGGTTCTGACACGGTCCTTCCGGAAATCGTCAACGGGCGCGTTGATGCCACGCTGAACGACTACCTCGTATTGATGCGCTCTCTTGAGCAATACGGCAAGCCAGGATTAAAACTTGCCGAAGGGGTAAAGTTCTCATTCAGCAGCAGCGCAATCGTATTGCCTAAAGACAGCCCGGAGCTGAAAGAAAAAATCGATGCAGCTCTTGAAGAATTGCTGGCTGATGGCACAATCAAGGAAATTTCAAACAAATTCCTGGGTGCTGACGTAACCCAGCCTCTTGAAAAAGAATAA
- a CDS encoding Hsp20/alpha crystallin family protein, whose product MSTLFPRKQTDLFPSLFGSGLESDFFNKFFGENTYPQVDIREKKDGYKFMVDLPGFSKEEVEVEYKDGYLEIRGERNRSWESNDEEGRFVRKERSYGAFKRSFYIGEIDEKQIAGSFEKGVLMLDVPKSTEQSRKDKGYRIPIE is encoded by the coding sequence ATGAGCACTTTGTTTCCAAGAAAACAAACTGACTTATTCCCAAGCCTCTTTGGAAGCGGATTGGAATCTGACTTCTTTAATAAGTTTTTTGGGGAAAATACCTACCCTCAAGTTGATATAAGAGAGAAGAAAGATGGCTATAAATTTATGGTCGATCTTCCTGGATTCTCAAAAGAAGAAGTCGAAGTGGAGTACAAAGACGGCTATTTGGAAATCCGCGGTGAAAGAAACCGAAGCTGGGAGTCTAATGATGAAGAAGGACGCTTCGTACGCAAAGAACGTTCTTACGGTGCATTCAAGCGCAGCTTCTATATTGGTGAAATTGATGAAAAACAAATTGCAGGCTCATTTGAAAAAGGGGTATTGATGCTTGATGTGCCTAAGTCCACTGAGCAGTCACGAAAAGACAAAGGTTACCGGATTCCAATCGAATAA
- a CDS encoding zinc-binding dehydrogenase codes for MMKALVIEDVQKAVIQEVPVPVIEKDGLIIKTMANGVCRSDWHVWVGDHGIVQPVIGHEFCGIVEEVGSEIKNFKRGDRVIVPFSGSDGTCPHCIAGNTQLCDSFIVPGTAYQGGYGEYVAVPKGDRNAISLPDNLSFSDAAALGCRFMTAYHGVVDRVNVMPGEKVVVYGCGGIGLSAIHIASSMGAFVIGVDINDSNLALAKKLGADFVINSKDNDPVEAVQEITKGGADVSVDALGITETCVPAIHSLKKGGRHLQIGVTSKKEAGFISIPVDHMVLTEKSFITTLGIPAFRFTSLLEQVALGKLQPGKMVTREIGLSEVEGIFEDMSNFATTGTFVVTDYHA; via the coding sequence ATGATGAAAGCATTAGTTATTGAAGATGTCCAAAAAGCAGTAATACAAGAAGTCCCGGTTCCTGTGATTGAAAAAGATGGGCTTATTATTAAAACGATGGCCAATGGCGTTTGCCGGAGCGACTGGCATGTATGGGTCGGAGATCATGGGATTGTCCAGCCCGTAATCGGCCATGAGTTTTGTGGAATTGTTGAAGAAGTGGGAAGCGAAATTAAAAACTTTAAACGCGGCGACCGTGTAATCGTTCCGTTTTCAGGAAGTGACGGCACCTGCCCACATTGCATAGCGGGAAACACACAGCTATGTGACTCGTTTATCGTTCCAGGCACAGCTTATCAAGGCGGTTATGGGGAATATGTAGCCGTGCCAAAAGGCGACCGCAATGCCATTTCTTTGCCAGACAATTTGAGTTTTTCTGATGCGGCTGCGTTAGGCTGTCGCTTCATGACTGCCTATCACGGCGTTGTAGATCGTGTGAATGTAATGCCAGGAGAAAAAGTCGTGGTCTATGGCTGTGGCGGTATCGGCTTATCCGCCATCCATATCGCTTCTTCTATGGGCGCATTTGTTATCGGAGTCGATATCAATGATTCCAATCTGGCGTTGGCTAAAAAATTAGGTGCTGACTTTGTCATCAACAGCAAAGACAATGATCCTGTTGAAGCCGTGCAAGAAATCACAAAAGGCGGCGCAGATGTTTCCGTAGACGCCCTTGGAATCACAGAAACTTGTGTACCGGCCATCCATAGCTTAAAAAAAGGCGGCCGCCATTTACAAATCGGCGTGACTTCAAAGAAAGAAGCCGGATTCATCTCCATTCCAGTCGATCACATGGTCCTTACCGAGAAATCATTTATCACCACTCTCGGGATCCCTGCTTTCCGCTTCACTTCTCTTTTAGAGCAAGTCGCTCTTGGAAAATTGCAGCCTGGCAAAATGGTGACGCGCGAAATCGGATTATCGGAAGTTGAAGGCATTTTCGAAGATATGTCTAATTTTGCTACGACGGGAACTTTTGTGGTAACCGATTATCATGCATAA
- a CDS encoding response regulator transcription factor, which yields MQMPTIYDRLETIKRIASHEKLIIEILEVFSEAFSVLDVYLCRYSPIGFLGEGVISLEQNEIKYIHDLRYDIRTLPTIEAAIFEKKAKFYKGRELFEKTSSNYIIDSNVNSFLVVPLFSGRAVMGFIYSLSIKEDADFTVEVLEDITRFGEEVGTILQSSLCEGKQQVLSKRELEVMKEISFGGTTKEIADKMGISEQTVKQYVKLAIKKMAATNRTHAIAELFRKGILS from the coding sequence ATGCAGATGCCTACCATTTATGACCGGTTGGAAACAATAAAAAGAATAGCTTCTCATGAGAAGCTGATCATTGAAATACTAGAGGTTTTCTCTGAAGCCTTTTCTGTTTTGGATGTCTATCTTTGCCGCTATTCCCCTATTGGCTTTTTAGGCGAAGGAGTTATTTCGCTGGAACAAAATGAAATCAAGTACATCCATGATCTGCGGTATGATATCAGGACTTTGCCGACGATTGAAGCAGCCATCTTTGAGAAAAAAGCAAAGTTTTATAAAGGCAGGGAGCTATTCGAGAAAACCAGCAGCAATTACATCATTGATTCGAATGTAAATTCTTTTCTGGTTGTCCCGCTTTTCAGCGGCCGGGCGGTTATGGGGTTTATTTATAGTTTAAGTATTAAAGAGGATGCGGATTTTACTGTGGAGGTATTAGAAGATATTACCCGGTTTGGTGAAGAAGTCGGAACAATCCTCCAGTCTTCTCTATGTGAAGGAAAACAGCAAGTATTGAGCAAGAGGGAACTGGAAGTGATGAAAGAGATTTCGTTTGGAGGTACTACCAAAGAAATTGCGGATAAAATGGGAATCAGTGAACAGACCGTGAAGCAATACGTAAAGCTGGCAATAAAAAAGATGGCTGCTACGAACCGGACCCATGCGATTGCAGAGTTATTCAGGAAAGGGATTTTGTCTTAA
- the msrB gene encoding peptide-methionine (R)-S-oxide reductase MsrB — translation MNFKKAFMLLLMLLLAGCSVPNFNPASETTAAGSESRFPDNPNKELTFDTNNLKDIWFAGGCFWGVEAYMARVFGVYDVTSGYANGNTENPTYEEVTRKNTGHAETVHVRYDPERVDLEKLLSHYFMIIDPTLLNQQGNDRGEQYRTGVYFEDEADRSVIEKVMANEAPKYDDPIVTEVEPLEHYYLAEEYHQDYLEKNPNGYCHVEFDSLEDQKVPALIDAALYPKPSDEELKAKLTDAQYNVTQENDTEFAYSNEYWDNYEPGIYVDVATGEPLFSSRDKYDSKCGWPSFTQPIEPDVVTEHKDTNFNMTRIEVRSRSGDSHLGHVFNDGPKDKGGLRYCINSASILFIPEAEMEAEGYGYLKEML, via the coding sequence ATGAACTTCAAAAAAGCCTTTATGTTACTATTGATGCTGCTGTTAGCCGGCTGTTCTGTCCCAAACTTCAATCCGGCAAGTGAAACAACTGCGGCTGGGTCCGAATCCCGATTTCCCGATAATCCGAATAAGGAGTTAACGTTTGATACCAATAATTTGAAGGATATTTGGTTTGCCGGCGGCTGTTTTTGGGGAGTCGAAGCTTATATGGCGCGTGTTTTCGGCGTTTATGACGTGACTTCCGGCTATGCCAACGGCAACACCGAAAACCCGACTTATGAAGAAGTGACACGGAAAAACACTGGGCATGCGGAAACGGTCCACGTCCGTTATGACCCGGAACGTGTAGACCTTGAAAAGCTGCTGTCCCACTATTTTATGATTATCGACCCGACGCTGTTGAATCAGCAAGGCAATGACCGCGGTGAACAATACCGCACTGGAGTTTATTTCGAAGATGAAGCGGACCGCTCCGTCATTGAAAAAGTGATGGCGAATGAAGCACCTAAATACGACGACCCGATTGTAACCGAAGTCGAACCGCTTGAACATTATTACCTTGCCGAAGAATACCATCAGGATTACCTTGAGAAAAATCCGAACGGCTATTGCCACGTTGAATTTGACTCGCTTGAAGATCAGAAAGTGCCGGCATTGATCGATGCTGCACTTTACCCGAAACCGAGCGACGAGGAACTGAAAGCCAAACTGACAGATGCCCAGTACAATGTGACACAGGAAAATGACACCGAATTCGCCTACTCCAATGAATACTGGGATAATTACGAGCCAGGTATTTACGTGGACGTAGCGACGGGCGAACCGCTTTTCTCTTCCCGGGATAAATACGATTCCAAATGCGGCTGGCCAAGCTTCACTCAGCCGATTGAGCCGGATGTAGTAACCGAGCATAAAGATACCAACTTTAATATGACACGCATCGAAGTCCGGAGCCGCTCCGGCGACAGCCATCTTGGCCATGTCTTTAACGACGGGCCAAAAGACAAAGGCGGTCTGCGCTATTGCATCAATAGTGCATCGATCTTGTTCATACCTGAAGCGGAGATGGAAGCTGAGGGTTACGGGTATTTGAAAGAGATGCTGTGA
- a CDS encoding TlpA family protein disulfide reductase: MNVPIKIFFAAVLAFVLASCSSNQATSTATVQPMNAGKQAPVFDLVDLEGNQHDLTEYAGKKVYVKFWASWCSICLAGMEELNTLAGEDTDFEVLTIVSPSSNAEKDSESFAKWFGGVENASNITVLLDEGGAVFEEYGVLAYPTSVYIGSDGVLVKSSPGHFSNAQIYESFESIQ; encoded by the coding sequence GCTTTTGTCTTAGCCAGCTGCTCCAGCAATCAGGCCACATCTACGGCCACTGTACAACCTATGAATGCCGGCAAACAAGCACCCGTTTTTGATTTAGTCGATTTGGAAGGCAACCAGCATGACCTTACCGAATATGCCGGTAAAAAAGTGTATGTGAAGTTTTGGGCTTCTTGGTGTTCTATCTGCCTTGCCGGCATGGAAGAACTGAATACACTTGCAGGTGAAGACACGGACTTTGAAGTGTTAACCATCGTATCACCGAGTTCTAATGCTGAAAAAGACAGCGAGTCTTTCGCCAAATGGTTTGGCGGTGTTGAGAATGCTTCGAACATCACAGTTTTATTGGATGAAGGTGGCGCTGTTTTTGAAGAATATGGTGTACTCGCCTACCCGACTTCCGTCTATATCGGTTCTGATGGTGTACTGGTAAAAAGTTCACCGGGGCATTTCAGCAACGCGCAAATTTATGAGAGCTTTGAAAGCATCCAATAA